Below is a genomic region from Neoarius graeffei isolate fNeoGra1 chromosome 12, fNeoGra1.pri, whole genome shotgun sequence.
ATTCATTTTCCTGTGTAACTgactttgttacttttaaaatcaacatcgatacctacacacaatggagctacctgccagcctgccgctaatcccttgcaaaatcctatgccctgttgcttttttggtgtctggctaagtttttagctgagctgaagtcccagctctaatagtaacagtttgctAGTGTTCTTAACATAAATTAAACCTAAAACTCTTAATGGATCTTCAACTCCCAGGGAATCCATAGTGGTTCCATGTAGAACCCTGCACCAAAATGTTTCCCTAACAGACAAAGTTCCCAGTTGATCCCCTTTAGGAAACTAAGAACCTCTGAATTATGGTACATCATGAAACAGTGGAACAAGGCATGTGGTCCTGGCTGGACATGAAAGATACGACACGCCCCTACACCTGAATATCAAAAACACATCATATATGCTTGACAAACGCATGCACTGAACAAAGAAAGCCAAATCACATTAAGTATTCACAATATttggaaatgtctcatctcatctcattatctctagccgctttatccttctacagggtcgcaggcaagctggagcctatcccagctgactacgggcgaaaggcggggtacaccctggacaagtcgccaggtcatcacagggctgacacatagacacagacaaccattcacactcacattcacacctacggtcaatttagagtcaccagttaacctaacctgcatgtctttggactgtgggggaaaccggagcacccggaggaaacccacgcggacacggggagaacatgcaaactccacacagaaaggccctcgccggtcccggggctcgaacccagaccttcttgctgtgaggcgacagcgactaaccactacaccaccgtgccaccatttgGAAATGTAAGAGTGGTAAAGATAATCTTTCTTGAATAATTATTTTAGTAAGCAAATGTCAGTGGAAACTGAATATGATTTTTCTTAATCATTCTCAAGTTACCATTTTGTTTGGAGTCAGCCaagtatatggccaaaagtttgcgcACACCCAAATGTACTTTTTGAACAATATATTTCAGATTTTGTTTCCTTCACTGTTATAATAAAATCCACTcttttgggaaggctttccagTAGATTTTCAAGCAtggctttggggatttttttcctttcagaaacaagagcattagtgaggacaGGCACCGATGTCAGGTGAGGACGTCTGGGACACTGCAGACATTCAAATGAATCCCAAAagttttcagtggggttaaggtcagagCTCTGTccaggccacttgagttcttccagttCAACTTTAGCAAACCATGTACAATACTCATTAAGGAGCAACATACACCCTTAAAACAGTTGAATCTTTGGGATATATTTAATACAAGTAACTCATAAATCCCTTCCAGTCAATACTGTTTTCAGTACTTGTGCTTAGACCTCTAATAAATCACAATTAGTTTTACCAAAGCAGGAATGTGTGTATGGTTTGACAATATGGCAAGAGAGGGGAGAAAATGTGACCCTTATACCCCAGTCAAATAGGTTGGATTAAAAACCAGTGCAGATGTTGTAATTGCATTTATTCAGTCATTTTTCCACAGTGGAATTTTGAACATAATTTGTTAGTGAATAGAATTCATTAATAGAATCAAATGGTCAGATGCCTTTGCACATGTACAACAGAGAATCATCGCCGTGATGCCTTTGAAAAAGGATTCACTTTATTTACAGGTTTTGGGTGTATGGTTGATAAAAATGTGCAGGTTGAgaccttctccccccccccccttttttttaaactctctGATGAGAGCTGTGAAACAGTTCCAGCGCACTTGTATTTGTCCAGTCTCCCACCTCAATGGCTCTCTCCTTTCTTCCCGACAACCTGCAtttcacaaaacaaaacaaagccacTGTAAATGCTGATGTTGTCACCAAACCACTCAACACAGAGACATGTACAGTCACAGCATCACACTGATATTTTAGGTCACTGGTGAACATCAGGCTGTTACCCGTTTGAAGTCGTTCATGTTGGTGGCCTGCACTGGGGTTCCTATAAACGTCAGGTAGTTCACTTTTGTCGTTTCCTCATCCCCTTGGTTTGACTTAATGAACAGCTAGACATATACaaacgaaaagaaaaaaaaaaaacattaaattatgGGTTAAACTAGAGATGTTATTCATTATCTCACCACTAGTGGACAAAACTCCTCGTGTTGAGAGGAGACTCGGTAAAAACTTTGTAAAATATAACCAGACAGaaacaggaaaagaaaaaaaaaaaatcagtttagtGTGACAACCATGAGAAGGAGAAACATACGGTGACGCTGTTGACATTCTGAAATTTGACGTATCTGAGAGAGATGAGGCCTTCGTCTTTGTAGTCTTCGTCTGAAAGCTCCAGAGTCTGCGTCGGCTCACTCCTCTCGGCGTCGTCAAAGTCCATGGAGCGAGGGAGATTAATGAAGATCTTCACACACTTTGGCGCCTGAGCTGAGGAAGTTATGGAGAAaatgaagggggggagagagagagagagagagagatgaacattTACTAAAAATCAATCATTTACTATATTCTGGAGAACACATATATCAGAATGCAAATGTGTGCAACTTCACGGAAGCAAACGTTAATTAATAAACGATGCTCAGAAGTGGGTGaaaattaagaaataaaaacaCGCAATTTTTGTGAACAAGTTGATTTGCAACCTATTCTATCCTTGATAATTCACTACACTGGTGTTCTAATACTGTTTAATTGGCGCTTGTTGAGCAGCTTTCTCCATTTCCCCTTACTTGATCCTGTCACCATCATAACGATGGTTCACAACATAGCAGTTCAAATAAAGCTCCTTTGATCTCGAATAGAAAGACCGAGTCAACATTACTTTTGGATTACAGAAGCACCTCTGTAATTAAATGCAAGAGAAATTAATAATAGACACTAATATAATTTCAAATGATACTAAAGCCTGGGGTTACACTAGACAACTTTGCCATAATTACAGAACGTGATTAAACAATTAGACTGATTACCTATTACTGCCAGGAGGAGTGGACCAGACAATCAACTAAAGTGAGGCATCGTCTCTACTTATTCAGCTTTCAATAAAATTTCAGGCCAGATGGAGCAAATCGGTATGCATCAAACATCCAAAACCCTGGTGTAAGCTAGTCAGTGACTCAGATCTGAACAGATCAGTGTGTGGAAatgtaaatacagtaaataaaataTAGTGTACAGACAGGTGTTAAGGCGTAAAACAGAGTAGGGATCAGAGCACAGCTGAATTCTGTGTTTTATGCAGAGTTCATACGTGATTTTTGCCCTGATGTTCCACTCACAGACAGTTTTTGGAGAGCACAGATGAAAGACCCAGACCACGGATAAATCGATGTTCACTCAGTGATGGCAAATCAGTGCTCGATCGCCATAAATGAACCGTTCGGTGAGCGACTCACCGATGCACTGCAGACACCTGAAAAATATCTAGCTCAATATAATGcctgggcagaaaaaaaaaaaaaaaaaaggttgcgcACACTAATCTCTCATTGGACAGCTTTTAGCTTTGATTTAGCttgtcatctccctgggggacatctctaggtcactttcacccagtgcaaagaacTGGTGTTTGATGACAGACTCTCTTCTTTGGcaaacatcactgcagtgacctgGATGTGCAGGTTTCTCCTTTACAACATTCGAAGGATCAGCTccttcctcaccacctactctgctcagctcctggtccaagcactgatcctctcctgcttggactactgcaactctctactCCAGACCCCTGTGGCTCATCCAGAACCCTGCAGCCCACAAGACCTACAACCTCCTTCGTCCCTCCCACGTTATCCCTCTGCTTGCTGCCCTTCACTGGTTGCCTGTCGCAGCTCACATCAAACTTAAGACATTGGTGGTAGCTTTCCAGGCAGTCAAGAGGTTGAGTCCAGCATACCTCCTGAGACTAAGCTGACCCTATACACCAGCCAGAGCCCTACGCTCTGCTGCTACTGGTCGACTGGtccctcctcctctccgctcctgcccaacctggtgtctgtcctggttccacaCTGATGGAatgacagggatgtgatttggggctggtgaaattatctgaaaattttagctgggggtctgggggctgcaggcccccagctggtccagggcagcgccctggtggggggacaaagtagtcaatgaaccaaagtagtcaaattttgaaatgcaaggtagaactgtccatacaagtcgccaggtcaacacagggctgacacatagacacagacaaccattcacactcacattcacacctacggtcaatttagagtcaccagttaacctaacctgcatgtctttggactgtgggggaaaccggagcacccggaggaaacccacgcggacacggggagaacatgcaaactccacacagaaaggccctcgccggccacggggctcgaacccggaccttcttgctgtgaggcaacagcgctgactgctacaccaccgtgccgcccttaaattttttttttattgctgtaaattttgttaattatgccttagatatcacggtaatgtgtaaataatgtaatgtatctacattggttgtaaatttaattaagttcattcattcattcataattatcatacttttttttaaaaataataaataaatttaacaacCTGGCTGATAACACTGGTAAAGATGATGCTGACACTTCTCTAAAACGAAACTAACTTTATATAATAGCctccatatacacacactgaaggCTCAATCCCAAATCACTTCCTCCTTCCTATACAAGTGCCCTACACAGGGGGCACACACAGCGAGCCCCTGTAGTCTCTCTAGTGCACTCTATATGCCTTATGGAGCGGTTTGGTCTACAGCGCAACAGATTTCCTCTTCATCAGAGCAGTGGAGCAACAGGACAGGGGGCGTTTCCAGCTGCGCAGCGCTCACTTTCACTTGGCCTGTTAGCCAGAGCAGGCAGCTGCAACACATATTTTGACTTCCTATGTAGCCAGAAGAAGCTATACATGCTCCAAAATAggattaaattataaataaatgcccTTGGCAGACTTGTGTTTAAGCGGTGCGTTAAAGCTCTTGCTAGCTACATGGCTAAGTAGCAACAAGCCTGAGTGTAAAGTAACAGAACGTCACTGTTACTAGCAAGCCGTGCTAACTCAGGATCTAACTCTGGTGTCGGGTCTGTTCCCTGAGCAAATGTTCCAGTCATTTTACACCCAAAGTGGAAATATTTCCGCGGACTAAATGACGAACGGCATCTCctcctctctttcctttcctctcctctccgcCCAGCGCGCCGGTACGTGAACTCATTCCGGGTGACCGTCAGCCAACCTCTCgcctccctaaacacacacacacaaagcccacTAGCTCGACCCAGACAACCATGTCCTGTCAAACACACTCGGCTCTGCCACGTCGGACAAAACGCACACATAAAAAGCTGAGTTTGTTCGTGACCAAAcgacacacactcacagataacACGCTGATGCGTAGAGGGGCCTCCAGCAAGcacgccatctctctctccccctgagcGAGAGACGATCCGCCCCgacctgaacaaatgtctcacagtcttatgtccaatgtctgtagcaacctctttctccaaccattcccagcggaacttgtttttcactattctgtcgatttctttaactcgatttgcatctttacgctcgatcacggaggctgccatcttgcaactctttgtttgaagcgagcttacgtacagctatctaacaagcgcgttcattggttgttacagagcgatgggccaatcacgtacctcgtttcatctcgatgacggaattactgaaagtcggaacgaataggatacgaatacggatttttgagcgaaaaatcggaaaaatttttgaggtgaaaaaagcagaattccgcgaattcgcggaaaaatcacatccctggaatGATCTTCCCACcggggtcagaactgccgactccccaaccgccttcaagtgcagactgaagatctgcctcttcaggctgcacctctcccctgcccaCAGTGTAATCATGTAACCGTCgagcctggtcatgatgactcAATGTTAACCAGtgggtttttttcctctctccatTTAGCTGTACTTTGTCAGCTTAtttgtatggttggcttgttttTCTTGGCTGTTTGCCATTTGTTATTTCAGCAGAATATTATGccaagtgttattctgtcacttgttcagttggcactagaactttctcatctagaagttcagcacttcttgtacctcagttttgcacttcttgtacctcgctctggataaaaacgtctgccaaatgcctgtaatgtaatgattacGGCGCACCTTCACCATGGCACCGTTTCAATAACCTTATGCAATGTCAAcacttatttccatccagagctgCATTCATTTTTCGCCGAGATCTTGTATCgatgggagagtcgaaccactctgtaaagtcttctgcagcacatcccaaagactttcaaacGGGCTAAGATTAGGTTGGCTGGTGGCCAAATCAGGTgtaaaaatgattcctcatgccccCTAAAACACTCTTTCACAATTTAAGCCTGATGAATCCTGCTACTGTTGTCCTGGAAAATGCCACCGATAGGATAACCTGGTCACTCAGTACATTCGGGTATCAGCTGACATTTTATTGCCACGTAACGCTgccgagcctcgacctgaccaactcaaGCAatgccagatcataacactggacTGACGTGTGCTGGTGAGTATGAGGCTGAACACCATGCCAAAAACTGGCAAACTCAGAATGTACAAAAAGTTGAAATGAACAGAGTGCCTTACCCAAATCTGACACCTGCAACTTCATAGAGAAAAGCTTTACAGGTTGACTGAAGGCAATTGTGATAAGGAGCTGCAATCAGAAAGCACAAGAGAAAATATTATGACAATGGGTATGTTTCTGTGATTAACATTGTAATGACAATCCCCTGAGCGCAAGCCAAAAAACACACAAGGCTCAGCCTCGGATGCTCGACCAACAAGCAAGGATGCATCTGATATCTTTTGGTACACTTTTCTGACCACAACCTTCAGGATCTTGAAGGCTGCAATCTGACTGGCTTTCCACATTTCTGTATGCACTTACACTATAAGCATGCAataacatttcagagcaatatataTTCAcctggctgaaaaaaaaaaaaaagctataaaaAACAACAAATCTCATGTCTATAACCGGAAAAGGTCAGAAACACACACTCTGCGTCAGCATTTGTATCACACAGTATTGAATTGCACATCAAGTTATGCCAAGTTGTACATCTCAGCTCAGCTTGAATTTACAGAGAGCATATGAGACTTTAAGTGTCAGCTACTGTCATCAAATTTGAACCCATTCAAAGTGGAGAGAAACTTTATGCTTCAAATTGCATTTTTACTTTCGCCTCTATTTGAGTCACACACTAATTCCCAGTACAGACATCCTGACACACTCATGGCTGAGTAACATCCATGGGATTAAGAAATGTGAGAACTGTAATAGCAAGTTAATAAGTCTATACTACAACAGTCTATAATTTTGAGTTATTATACAGTACATAGGGCATCTTGGATGTTCGAGTACAAATTTCAAACCAATCCAGTGAAAAATAAGCAATTGGTGAGACTTAGCATTATGCACACAAAATctcaaaaatgatgaaaatggGCAAacttcaaaaaaacaaacaaattatatataaataaataaataaataaataaataaataaataaagtatttgGAGTAGAGCTATAGGATTTTGCAAAGTCCCATTAATTTAATACATATTTTCCAAGAAAATCCATGCCATGAACCCTTGGTGGGTTGGCATGGAATGACTTATTTTACAATGGTTTTcaggtttaaataatattggctggcttttttcttggtatgtcagatatattccattcacctagcaggacactgaacttgtctttgactccttcagtatcatgctagctgaatggaatatatctgacataccaagaaaaaagccagccaatattattattatacacacacacacttccagttttttgatgtccgttggtatgtttttctcttgtaaatatgcgtgaagaacagCCAATGAAGTTTggggagcctttcaggtgttcaacgcgtcttcctctttcctggcgaacaaagaaatgcttctgtgcatgcgcagcaaaaAACTCTCTcactggatattcacatcagcgcCGATGTGTGACttcatattgtcttgacaaccatattcaatgctcattctccattgggtagagtgatgcaaTACACGTAGATAGCAGGATGCCATTTGGGATTCAACAACCTCTCTGGTCTGAGGATTACTGTAAAATAAATCCCTGAATTTCTAGTGGTTTTAGGGGCAAAGACTACAAACTATTGAGACTGTTTTTGGTCAGAGTTTTATAGTGATTTAAAATCCATGACATTGCCCATCTATCTGTTTTGGCGTTATTAGTCTCTCTTCATTCAAGTAGACAGGATCTGGATCTTTGTGTTACTGGAAATAATAATATGGCCAGAAGCATTTTCAATATGGCCATCAAGTGAACTTTACTTTAAGGACTTAGGAGCAAGTACTTTGGTGCATCTTACCTGTTCATCGCAGTCTGACTCGAGGTAGGAGGAGTCCTTGATTAAGCAGTTATCAAAGCCACAGTCATCGCTCTCATTAAGACACTCGCATCCGGCTTTATTCACAAATGGCATAAGATCCatctagaaacacacacagacttaCAACAAATCTGCTACCTAATTACAATGAACGTCAACTGATATTTTTCTGGAACAAGTCAAATTAGCGAAAAAGTAGTTAATAATAAATTTAAATCAACCAGCTCCTGAATAGCGTAACAGAAAAGACAGAAAAGCGTTCGCGCTATAATCCAGAGATTGCTAGTTCGAATCCCGATTATGCCAGTCAGGAGTGCAAAAATTTGCAATTACAATTACATGCATGAGCTCACCACCTACTCATTAGGGGGACGTGGAATAGGGGgaaaaatttaataaaaataacTCAATCGATCATAACAAATTCCAAAAACATACAAGCTGATGCTGCTTCATTATCAATGCTGCTCATGCatgatataagttttttttttttaattacagtatCTCTACTGCACTCACGTATCCTTTGGGAATGTCCGAGTCCTCGTTACTCCCCGGGTCGTTCTCCACGTGCTGTTTGATTTTGTCCTCGAGGCCTGAG
It encodes:
- the txnl1 gene encoding thioredoxin-like protein 1 codes for the protein MVGVKVIGSDSEFQPELTGAGSRLAVVKFTMAGCRPCVRIAPAFTMLSNKYPHVVFLEVDVHVCQATAAANNISATPTFLFFRNKVRVDQYQGTDPSGLEDKIKQHVENDPGSNEDSDIPKGYMDLMPFVNKAGCECLNESDDCGFDNCLIKDSSYLESDCDEQLLITIAFSQPVKLFSMKLQVSDLAQAPKCVKIFINLPRSMDFDDAERSEPTQTLELSDEDYKDEGLISLRYVKFQNVNSVTLFIKSNQGDEETTKVNYLTFIGTPVQATNMNDFKRVVGKKGESH